One Lentimicrobiaceae bacterium genomic window, TGATACTGTTTACAGCAGAAAGATTCAGGAGTTTCTTATAAAAAGCAATCGTGAAACAATACTTTGCTTTGAAAACCCACCGGTGAACAGGCATTGGTTTATGAATGAAGCAAAAATGTTTAAAAAAAGTTTTAATGTCTTTGCAGAGTTTATTCAAGCCTCGCCCTCCGACGAAAATTATCACCTCCTGGTTGAATTCCTGATGAGTAATTCTGAAAAGCATGTTTTAGCCGTTCATTATTATCTCGTTGAAAAAAAGAGCGGTAAAGCTGTTATGGCTTACATAATTAATAGCCATAATCCTGTTTTCAAAAAGATAAAACCAATGAACAAACAGGATGCTTTCAGGATTTTTTGCGAAGTTTTTACTCAAAAACTTTCAATTGCTGAGAAAAATTGATGTTGGATAAATGTTTTTTTTAATTTTAAGAAAAAAATAAAAAATCTTAATATGAAAAGTATTTGTCTGATTGCTAGTATGATATTTGTTTTTTCGGGTTATGCCCAGCAAACTCCTTTTACTGGGGTAGAAAAAGTTGACCTGCAAAAATATTCAGGAAAATGGTACACAGTAGCTTCTTATCAGGCACATTCTCAGAATAAATGCTTTTGTTCGATGTCTGATTACCGGCTAACTGGAAAAGGAAAAATGAGAATAATAAACAGTTGCCGCAAAGGATCGGTTAATGGGAAAATTAAAACTGCCAAAGGAATGGCATCCCCGGTAAAAGGAAGTAATAATACCAAACTGAAAGTAAAGTTTTGCTGGTTCTTAAAAGCAAATTACTGGATAGTTGCCTTGGACGAAAACTATCAATGGGCTGTGGTATCAGAACCAAAACACAAAGACTTCTGGATACTTTCACGAATTCCGGTTATGGGCAATGATGAATTTCAGCATGTGCTTGAAATCGTGAAAAACAATGGGTTCGATTTGCAAAAGGTAGAAATTGTACCTCAAAGCTGTCGCTGATATCAGTTTAAAAACATTTTAGTTATGACGAAAAAGAAAACAGTAACAGAGGTAAAAAAAATTTTTGTCATTGACACATCAGTGATTTTATACAACCACAATGCCATAAACAGTTTCGAGGACAACGACGTTGCTATTCCCATCACCGTACTCGAGGAACTGGATAATTTTAAAAAGGGTAACGATACCATAAACTTCGAAGCAAGAGAATTTATCCGCATTCTCGATACCTTGTCGGCAAACCGTACACTGCGCACCTGGATACAACTGAAACAGGCGAAGGGCAAGTTTGTAGTGGTAATGAACGAGCAAAGCGATGTGGATGCCCGGCAAATATTCCAGGATAACAAACCCGACCATCGCATACTGAACGCCGCAATGGTGATGGCTCAAAAGTATCCCGACCGGAAAGTAACCCTTGTAACAAAAGACATAAACCTACGACTGAAGGCAAAGTCGCTGAATATAAATGCTGAAGATTTCTTAACCGGGAAAATAAAAGATGTAGAAGATCTGTACTCTGGCAAATCCCTGATAGAAGGGATAGATGGGAGTATCATTGACCAGATTTACAACGAAGGGTATTGCCTTCCCAAGGACTTGGGCTTGAAAAACCTGATTCCTAACCATTACTTTATCTTGAAAAACACCAAAATCTCTGCGCTTACCTTTTTTAATCCCATCAGCAAACGGATCGAAAAAATAGAAAAAAAACCGGCATTCCGTATCAATCCCCGCAATGCCGAACAAGTTTTTGCCCTTCATGCCCTGCTGAACCCGGAAGTGAAGCTGGTTACTCTTCAGGGAATTGCAGGTACCGGGAAAACTCTACTCGCACTTGCTGCTGCATTGGAACAAAAACGGAATTTCAAACAGGTGTATCTTGCCCGCCCTATTGTTCCCCTTAGCAATAAAGATATAGGCTTTTTGCCTGGCGACATCAAATCGAAAATCAATCCATACATGGAACCGCTGTACGACAACCTGAAATTTATCCAAAACCAGTACAACGAGAAGGATAAAGAATATAAAAACATTACAGAGTCGCTCGAAAACGAAAAACTGATGATAACCCCGCTGGCATATATCCGTGGACGCAGTATTTCCAATGTAATTTTTATAGTTGATGAAGCACAGAACCTTACTCCTCACGAAATAAAAACCATCATTACCCGTGCAGGTGAAAACACTAAAATAATTTTTACAGGAGACATTTACCAGATAGATACTCCTTATCTCGACGCCCAAAGTAACGGGCTTTCCGTTATGATTGATAAAATAAAAAACCACCCTATTTATGCCCATATCCGGCTCGAAAAAGGGGAAAGGTCGGAGCTGGCAAACCTTGCCAACGATTTATTGTAGTCTGTATTCAGGAGAAACAGTAACTAATTTTCGTTGTAAATTACCGTAAGCAGGGTTTGTCCCACGGCTTTCAGCGTGGTTTTATCAATGCAGCTAATGTCGTCTTTCTGTGTATGCCAATAGGGAAAAAATCCGCTTTCTGTGTCATTTGTCCGGTGAATAATATCAATTGTAGGAATCTGTATTATTTGATTTATATACAAATGGTCGTCGGTTAAGGCTCCGGTTTCTTCCGGAACAAAATAGGCGCCAAACCCGGCATGGGAAGCCGTTTCCCAAATCCTTTTCATTACGTCGGAGGCATAGTACATGGAAGTTCCTTCAAACGTGAAACGGGCATCGGCAGCTCCTACCATGTCGAGCAGGATACCATAGCGAGCTGAATAACCGACTACATGCGGATTTTTCGCCCAAAATTGTGAGCCGAGGCACCATGTATCTTCACTTTGGTTTTTCTCCCATTCCGGTGCACCATAATCTTCGGCATCGAACAGGATGATATCCACTCCAATTTCAGGAAGTTTTTGGGATAAAATTCTTGCAATTTCTACCAGAACGCCTACCCCGCTGGCTCCGTCGTTGGCACCAATTATCGGTTTATGATGGTTGGCGGCATCAGGGTCATAATCGGCAAAAGGGCGGCTATCCCAATGGGAAGATAAAAATATTCTTGCTTTTTTGTCGGGATTAAAAGATGCGATAATATTGTTGATATTTAAATCTTTTCCATCGAATGTACGAACTTTTCCGGTTTGTACACTTACCTGCGGAGCAAAACGTTTCAGCGTTTTTACCAGCATTTCGGCACATTGTGTGCTTGCCTTGCTTCCCGTTACCCTCGGACCAAAATTGGTTTGTTTCTGTACAAAAAAATAAGCAGTGTCGGCATTAAAAGAAGGCAAGTTGGTAGCCCATTGCTTTTCTGTTGTTTTCTTTGTGTTATCTTCTGTTTTTTTGCATCCTTTACAGGAATAAAAAAATATGGGAAAAGTGAGAAGAAAAATTAGCCCGTTGCTAAAAAAGGATAATTTTTTTATGGATTGTGCCATAGCAGGTATTTTTCGCAAAAGTAAAGAATTAGTACAAGCGAGAATGCGAAAAAACAACGGAACAACAAATCAAAAAGTAAGTGTAAAAATACTGCCTTCGTTGGGTTTCGACTTAACGGTAATGGTGCCTTTATGCAAGTGCATAATCTGCCTCGAAAGGCTTAATCCTATGCCACTTCCTTCTTTTTTTGAAGTAAAAAAAGGCATAAATATTTTGTCTAAAATATCCGGTTTTATGCCATAGCCGTTATCGGCAAAATCAATGGTTACCCTGCCACTGTTATTAGTAGAAGCCACAATAGAAATCATCGGGTGATCCTTGCCTTTCACGGCATCCATAGCATTTAGCAGCAGGTTTATTATTACCTGGTCAATCAGATTGGGGTCGGCTGTTATTTTCAAATCTTCGGGAAATATTTTGTGAATACACTGAATACCCAATTTATCCAATTTCGGTTTCATCAGTAGTTCAGCCCGTTGGCAGGCTTCCTTAATCATGAAATATCTGAAATTGGGTTTGGGAATGCGGGTGAGGTTGCGATAGATTTCCACAAAATTGAGCAATCCCTGACTACGATTTTGAATGGTTGTAAGAGCTTCACAAACGTTTTGCAAATCGTCAGTGTCAAGTTCCTGTAGCCTGATTTTTTCATCATCAGGGTTTTCAAGCACCATTTCCTTTACGGTTGAAGCTAAAGAAGAAATGGGTGTGATAGAATTCATTATTTCGTGGGTAAGCACGCGGATGAGTTTTTGCCAGGAATCTATTTCTTTTTCTTCCAGTTCGGGACTGATATTTTGCAGTGAAATAAGGATAAATTCTTCACCCCGCATCCTGAACTCGGTGGCATAAATAAGTAATTGCACTAATTCGTCGCAACATACGAATTTAACGAGCAATTTTTCGCCGGCTTTCATTCTAAGAAGTATTTCGGGCAAATCCTTTTTAACCGTTTGTAGATCCGTGATGTTTTTAAGGTTGCTTACTCCCAGAAGTTTTTTCACAGAATTGTTAAAAATATCCACTTTTCCGTCTTTACGGTAGGCAATGATGCCTATGCTTACATGCTGAACTACTGTTTGCAGATAGTTATAGTGTTCTTCTTTTTCTGCCCTGTTTTTTCGGAATTCGGTGATTACATCATTAAAAGCGTTGTTTAACTCATTAAAGCTATTTCCTATTTCTTTATCGGCAAATGAGGTGGAAAAATCGGAATGGCGGATACTTTCAAAAAACTGGGTGAGTTTACGGTTAGTACGTTCTACATACCAGATAAGTTCGATAATCTGGAAAACAGCGGTAAGAAGTAAAATAATTCCGGTTACCGTATGGTTTTCACGCTCGAACATGATAAACATGAGGAAAAGGGTTGCCGCCAGCAAAAGCACCCTTGTAACTACGATAAAACGGAATTTTCTATAAACCATATTTTTCAATTCTACGGTACAGCGAAGCACGGGTAAGCCCAAGCTCTTTGGCTGCCTTGCTTATATTTCCTCCATGCTTGTCAATAACTTTACGGATAAGGATTTTTTCTGTTTCTTCGAGATTCATGCTGGCAAAACTGATTTCGCTATTGCCTTCGTCAATGGGTGAAAGAAAAAAGTCTTGTGGTTGAAGAATATGGGTTTCGCTGAGAATTACAGCCCGTTCCACGGCATGTTGCAGCTCGCGGATGTTACCAGGCCAATTGTGTTTTTCGAGGCGTTTGAGTGTGGCAGGATGCAATTTTTTTAATGGGATTTTGTATTTTTTGCAATACTCGTTCAGGTAATGGTCAACCAGAAGGCTAATGTCGTCGGTGCGTTCGCGAAGAGGCGGTAATTGCACTTCCACAGTATTGATGCGATAGAGCAAATCCTGCCTGAATTTGCCTTCTTTCACCATTTGATACAAGGGCATGTTGGTGGCGCAAATCAGTCTTACATCAATAGGAATTTCCTTGTTGGTCCCCAACCGGACTACGGTGCGATTTTGCAAAACGCTAAGCAATTTGGATTGTAGCGGAAGCGACAGATTGCCAATTTCGTCGAGGAAGATGGTGCCTTTGTGGGCTGCTTCAAACCTGCCTGCCCGGTCTTCTTTGGCATCGGTAAATGCTCCTTTTTTAAAGCCGAACAGTTCGCTTTCGAAAAGTGATTCACTGATAGCCCCCAGGTCAACATTCACGAAAATTTCGTTCTTCCTTGCCGAAACCCTGTGTATTGCACGCGCTATCAATTCTTTTCCTGTGCCATTTTCACCAAGTATCAGCACATTGGCTTCCGTACGGGCAACTTTTTCAACGGTAGCCATCACTTTTTGCATGGGCAATGAATTGCCGATAAGTTGGTTAAAGCTTTGGTTTTGGTTGGCAATCAGTACTTTTTGTTTCGACCGCAATTCTTCCAGTTCTTGCTTCGAATGCCGTACTCTGAGGTTGGCTTCGATGGTGGCAAGTAGTTTTTTGTTGTCCCAGGGTTTCAAAATAAAATTGGTGGCTCCTTCTTTTATTCCCTGAACCGCCAGTTCGATATCTCCGTACCCGGTAATAAAAATTACGACTGCAGCAGGATCAATTTCCAGGACTTTATTCAACCAGAAAAATCCTTCTTTCCCACTGGTTGCATCACGCGAAAAATTCATGTCGAGTAGCACAACGTCGTAGTTGTCGTTTTTAAATAATGCAGGAATATTTTCCGGATTTTTTTCAGTATGAACTATGGTAAAATGCTGTTTAAGAAAAAGTTTTGCTGCCAACAACACATCAGCATCGTCGTCAATGATAAGAATTTTAGCTTCAAATTTACCCATTCTTCAAAAATTTTTAGGAATTTATTTTTCTAAATTTTGATTGTGTTCTTCCTCTGCCTTTTCTATGGCTTTAATTAAAGCATAGTCTTGTTGCGTACCAATAAGGAGTTTTTTCCCGTTTTTCAGCACAAGTTGCAGCCCAATGTTTCCCGAAATATTAAGTGCTCTGCCTTTCCCAAATTTGCTATACCGGAAGCCCCAGCCACCATATTCTCTTATGGGATGGTATTTTCGGATTTCACGCGATTCGATTTCATCCCATGTTATTTTTTTTATTTTAGTATGGAAAGGGAAAAAACGGTAATAGATACCGTCGCTGTATATTTCGGTAATCAGTCGGGTTTGACTAAAAAAAATGATCATCAGCAGGGGGACCGCACCCGAAACAGCAAGCGCCCAATCGGGAGCCGGTTGGTTGCCAAAAGGTTTTCCCAACACAAATTGCTGAAACATTCCGTAAATAAAAATCAGAATTACAGCGAAAAGGATAATCCATACCCACCACTGACGGAATCGCTGTTCTTCATGAAAAAATACTTTTTCCTGCATTTTATAAAAATTTTAATGGGCTAAAATACATAATTTTGTTCGTTAGTGGACGCTGGCAATATTTTTTTTACCGTTACCGTTATTTTTGAATAACTTTGTTTGCACATAGTCCGTATAGTTGCATGTTGAGAAAAGAGGATTTCCAGTCGTTGAACGCAGAACGACAGTTACAACTGCTGTTTGAGGCAGGTAATGAATTGCTTACGCGAGGTTATAGATATTACAACATTAAACTCTTTGTTCTTTCTGGTTTTTTTGTGGAAGTTTGGTACCACCAAAAAAACAATACGGTGGATAAAATTTTACTTCCGGATACCGACGATGTAATTACCCTTTACGAAAATCAGATTGATATAAACACTATTTTCAGATAACTTCCGATGCATCACATTGATAGCCTAATAATAAATGACTTTTCTTACGACCTGCCCGAAGAAAAAATTGCCCGCTTTCCACTTGCAAACCGGGATGCTTCCAAATTGCTTATTTACAACAAAGGTAACATCAGCGAAAATATTTTTTCCAATATCGGTAGCTACCTGCCCCCGGAAAGCCTCGTCGTATTCAACAATACGAGGGTAATTAATGCCCGGATGGAATTCCATAGAAAAACCGGAGCCCGAATTGAGATTTTTTGCCTCGAGCCCATTGCTCCTTTTACCGAGATGCAAAAGGCTTTCGGACACAAAAAACAGGTAACATGGAAATGCCTCGTAGGAAATGCCCGTCGCTGGAACGATACAACGGTGGAAAAAACAATTACTGTCAACGGAAGCAGGGTTACACTTACCGCCCGCAAACTGGAACAGCGAGACGACAGCTTTGTGGTTCAGTTTGAATGGACACCTGAACATTTTACCTTTTCGGAAATAGTGGAACAGTTTGGCATTATCCCATTGCCTCCTTATCTGCACCGGAAAGCCGATAAAAATGATGAAATCCGCTATCAAACCATTTACGCAAGTGTAAATGGCTCGGTAGCTGCACCTACCGCCGGATTGCATTTTACTGGTAAAGTGCTCGGCAAATTACAGGCACGGAATATTTTTACCGAAAACCTTACCCTGCATGTTGGAGCTGGTACTTTTAAACCGGTTAGTTCGCAACGTATATCTGACCATCAGATGCATACCGAGCAAATAATTATCACCATAAATACCTTGCGGAATCTTATCGCCTCTTCGGGAAAAATAATATCCGTAGGTACTACCTCTCTACGAACATTGGAAAGCCTGTATTGGTACGGGTTGAAAATCACTAAAAACCCAGGGAAGGTATTGCCTTTTGCTATAATGCAATGGGAGCCTTACGAAAATTTGCCCGACCCGGATATTTCTTATGAAACTGCCTTAAAAGCCATTGAAAACAGCATGACCGAACGAAATGCCGATACGCTTTACGGAAGCACACAGCTTATGATTATTCCGGGCTATCGTATCCGGTCGTCCCAAATACTGATAACGAACTTTCATCAGCCACAAAGCACACTGCTTCTTCTTATTGCGGCTTTTATCGGCAACGATTGGGAAAAGGCATATGCGTATGCTCTGGAAAATAATTTCCGGTTTTTAAGTTACGGCGACAGTTGTCTTTTTATCCGGTAAAGAAATGATTTTCATAATTACAGGCGAGCAGGGGGAAGGTAAAACCACTTTTTTGCAACAAGTAA contains:
- a CDS encoding sigma-54 dependent transcriptional regulator, which encodes MGKFEAKILIIDDDADVLLAAKLFLKQHFTIVHTEKNPENIPALFKNDNYDVVLLDMNFSRDATSGKEGFFWLNKVLEIDPAAVVIFITGYGDIELAVQGIKEGATNFILKPWDNKKLLATIEANLRVRHSKQELEELRSKQKVLIANQNQSFNQLIGNSLPMQKVMATVEKVARTEANVLILGENGTGKELIARAIHRVSARKNEIFVNVDLGAISESLFESELFGFKKGAFTDAKEDRAGRFEAAHKGTIFLDEIGNLSLPLQSKLLSVLQNRTVVRLGTNKEIPIDVRLICATNMPLYQMVKEGKFRQDLLYRINTVEVQLPPLRERTDDISLLVDHYLNEYCKKYKIPLKKLHPATLKRLEKHNWPGNIRELQHAVERAVILSETHILQPQDFFLSPIDEGNSEISFASMNLEETEKILIRKVIDKHGGNISKAAKELGLTRASLYRRIEKYGL
- a CDS encoding ATP-binding protein → MVYRKFRFIVVTRVLLLAATLFLMFIMFERENHTVTGIILLLTAVFQIIELIWYVERTNRKLTQFFESIRHSDFSTSFADKEIGNSFNELNNAFNDVITEFRKNRAEKEEHYNYLQTVVQHVSIGIIAYRKDGKVDIFNNSVKKLLGVSNLKNITDLQTVKKDLPEILLRMKAGEKLLVKFVCCDELVQLLIYATEFRMRGEEFILISLQNISPELEEKEIDSWQKLIRVLTHEIMNSITPISSLASTVKEMVLENPDDEKIRLQELDTDDLQNVCEALTTIQNRSQGLLNFVEIYRNLTRIPKPNFRYFMIKEACQRAELLMKPKLDKLGIQCIHKIFPEDLKITADPNLIDQVIINLLLNAMDAVKGKDHPMISIVASTNNSGRVTIDFADNGYGIKPDILDKIFMPFFTSKKEGSGIGLSLSRQIMHLHKGTITVKSKPNEGSIFTLTF
- a CDS encoding lipocalin family protein — encoded protein: MKSICLIASMIFVFSGYAQQTPFTGVEKVDLQKYSGKWYTVASYQAHSQNKCFCSMSDYRLTGKGKMRIINSCRKGSVNGKIKTAKGMASPVKGSNNTKLKVKFCWFLKANYWIVALDENYQWAVVSEPKHKDFWILSRIPVMGNDEFQHVLEIVKNNGFDLQKVEIVPQSCR
- a CDS encoding PhoH family protein codes for the protein MTKKKTVTEVKKIFVIDTSVILYNHNAINSFEDNDVAIPITVLEELDNFKKGNDTINFEAREFIRILDTLSANRTLRTWIQLKQAKGKFVVVMNEQSDVDARQIFQDNKPDHRILNAAMVMAQKYPDRKVTLVTKDINLRLKAKSLNINAEDFLTGKIKDVEDLYSGKSLIEGIDGSIIDQIYNEGYCLPKDLGLKNLIPNHYFILKNTKISALTFFNPISKRIEKIEKKPAFRINPRNAEQVFALHALLNPEVKLVTLQGIAGTGKTLLALAAALEQKRNFKQVYLARPIVPLSNKDIGFLPGDIKSKINPYMEPLYDNLKFIQNQYNEKDKEYKNITESLENEKLMITPLAYIRGRSISNVIFIVDEAQNLTPHEIKTIITRAGENTKIIFTGDIYQIDTPYLDAQSNGLSVMIDKIKNHPIYAHIRLEKGERSELANLANDLL
- a CDS encoding M28 family peptidase; protein product: MAQSIKKLSFFSNGLIFLLTFPIFFYSCKGCKKTEDNTKKTTEKQWATNLPSFNADTAYFFVQKQTNFGPRVTGSKASTQCAEMLVKTLKRFAPQVSVQTGKVRTFDGKDLNINNIIASFNPDKKARIFLSSHWDSRPFADYDPDAANHHKPIIGANDGASGVGVLVEIARILSQKLPEIGVDIILFDAEDYGAPEWEKNQSEDTWCLGSQFWAKNPHVVGYSARYGILLDMVGAADARFTFEGTSMYYASDVMKRIWETASHAGFGAYFVPEETGALTDDHLYINQIIQIPTIDIIHRTNDTESGFFPYWHTQKDDISCIDKTTLKAVGQTLLTVIYNEN
- a CDS encoding DUF6141 family protein, whose translation is MQEKVFFHEEQRFRQWWVWIILFAVILIFIYGMFQQFVLGKPFGNQPAPDWALAVSGAVPLLMIIFFSQTRLITEIYSDGIYYRFFPFHTKIKKITWDEIESREIRKYHPIREYGGWGFRYSKFGKGRALNISGNIGLQLVLKNGKKLLIGTQQDYALIKAIEKAEEEHNQNLEK
- a CDS encoding S-adenosylmethionine:tRNA ribosyltransferase-isomerase, which produces MHHIDSLIINDFSYDLPEEKIARFPLANRDASKLLIYNKGNISENIFSNIGSYLPPESLVVFNNTRVINARMEFHRKTGARIEIFCLEPIAPFTEMQKAFGHKKQVTWKCLVGNARRWNDTTVEKTITVNGSRVTLTARKLEQRDDSFVVQFEWTPEHFTFSEIVEQFGIIPLPPYLHRKADKNDEIRYQTIYASVNGSVAAPTAGLHFTGKVLGKLQARNIFTENLTLHVGAGTFKPVSSQRISDHQMHTEQIIITINTLRNLIASSGKIISVGTTSLRTLESLYWYGLKITKNPGKVLPFAIMQWEPYENLPDPDISYETALKAIENSMTERNADTLYGSTQLMIIPGYRIRSSQILITNFHQPQSTLLLLIAAFIGNDWEKAYAYALENNFRFLSYGDSCLFIR